From Chiloscyllium punctatum isolate Juve2018m chromosome 36, sChiPun1.3, whole genome shotgun sequence, the proteins below share one genomic window:
- the LOC140460378 gene encoding uncharacterized protein: MSAVEEREPAPAASSAAAGAQELNNPPELEEGPSSKKRGVRLEAGFAQAVTEGIAWQFETETWLERMEIDEENQMAESGATIYQSGLIA; encoded by the exons atgtcggcggtggaggagagagagccggcgcccgcggcttcttcggcggcggccggagcccaggagctcaacaaccccccggagctggaggaaggtccgagctccaagaagcggggggtccggctggaggctggatttgctcaag CCGTAACAGAAGGCATTGCGTGGCAGTTTGAGACTGAAACATGGCTGGAAAGAATGGAGATTGATGAGGAAAATCAAATGGCAGAGTCTGGGGCCACAATCTATCAGTCTGGCTTGATTGCATGA